The Desulfuromonadaceae bacterium genomic sequence AGCGGGTCAATTTCGGCGAGCAGAAGTATGACAAAGGCTACTATCTGGTGACCGTCACTGACGCTGATTTCTCCGCCGAGTTCAAATCGACTGCGCCTCGTCCGATGGCCGTTGCGACTGTCAATCTGGAAGGGGCGGGCAACGTCGAGGAAGCGCTGGAACGTTTCACCGCTCAGATCAAGGAACATCTTCCGGAAGAGGACGCGCGGCGACCGCTGCTGGAGCTGAAGTTGGTCGGCAAGGTGGCGTTTCATCCCTTCGAGATCGGTCGCGAGCGGCTGCGGCTGGCCCTTGATGAAATCGCTAATCCCCTGCATGTCGAGATCAAGAACCACCTTTCGATGGTCAGTCATTGCGGTGCGGGGGATATCTCCAGGAAGAGCCTGGAAGAAATCGAAAATGAAGTCCTGCATGATCTGATCAAGACCGGCAGCGACTATCAGGGGCGTGAGGAAGAGCTGATTCGACTTTCTCTCGCCCTGAAAAATGCTGTGCAAAAGGGTGTCGATGGCGACGAGCTGCTCGCCATTCTTGATGCGCGGAGGGATTGATGCAGATCCTCTCCATCACGCTCAAGAACATCAAATCCCATCGTGATACAGCACTGACCTTTTCGCCGGGCATCAACGTCCTCTCCGGCCCCAACGGCGCTGGCAAAAGCACCATCTTCGAAGCCATCGGCTACGCCCTGTTTGGCGTTGATGCGCAGAACTTTGTCGGTAACGTTGAGCGCTTCATTTCCATCGGTGCCAAAAGGGGCGAGATCGTTGTCGTCTTCCTGGTGGCCGAGGATGAGCGCTACCGGGTCAGCCGCACCGTCGGGACGCCATCGAAGTGGCTTCTCGCCAGGGAGGTCGGCGGCGCATTCGAAGTTGAAGAGCATAAGGACAGCAAGGAAACCGAGGCACGGCTGAAGGAGCTGCTCGGGCTGAGCTCGGGACGTTCGCTGGCGGAACAGTTTGAACTGGTCATTGGCCCGTTCCAGCATGAGTTTCTTGGTCCCTTTGTCATCAAGCAGCCGACCAGGCGACGTGACAAGTTTGACGAGATGCTTGGCATTGATACCTGGCGCAAGACGTTTAACGAGACCAAGGAGTTGGCCAGCGCCATTAAAGCGAAGATCGATATTCTTGAAAGCGCGATCGTCCCGCTGCGGGAACAGGTCGCCGAGCTTCCGCTGAAAAAAGACAAGCATAAGACGGCACAGGCCGATCTTGAACAGGCTGAGAGCAAGTTGGCTGCGCAACAGCAGCAGCTCAACGACTTGAGAATACTGCTGCTTGCAGTCGACAACCGTGAAAAAGACCTCAAGGTGCTGGAACAGGAAATCGAGACATTCAGGGAGCGGCTGCGTAATGGCAGCGAAATGATCGGCAAGCAGAAGCTGCTGGTCGACGAGGCAGAAAAGGCCCACAAAATCATTGAAGCAGCTACGCCTGCGAAAAAGGCGTATGAACAGGCCGAACTCCGCCTGAGCGAATTGCGCGAGCAGGTCAAAGTTCAGCGTCAGTTTGAGCAAGAGGCCGCTGAGCTCAAAAATCAGGTTGGGAAACTCGAAGAACGCTTCAAGGTCGAGACCCGATCGATTGAGAAAATCCGCGCGGAGCTCATT encodes the following:
- a CDS encoding SMC family ATPase, giving the protein MQILSITLKNIKSHRDTALTFSPGINVLSGPNGAGKSTIFEAIGYALFGVDAQNFVGNVERFISIGAKRGEIVVVFLVAEDERYRVSRTVGTPSKWLLAREVGGAFEVEEHKDSKETEARLKELLGLSSGRSLAEQFELVIGPFQHEFLGPFVIKQPTRRRDKFDEMLGIDTWRKTFNETKELASAIKAKIDILESAIVPLREQVAELPLKKDKHKTAQADLEQAESKLAAQQQQLNDLRILLLAVDNREKDLKVLEQEIETFRERLRNGSEMIGKQKLLVDEAEKAHKIIEAATPAKKAYEQAELRLSELREQVKVQRQFEQEAAELKNQVGKLEERFKVETRSIEKIRAELIWEEKALAEGHNALALDNEQKVLADRLPDIRKKLEGIRKQLGQLEGRRAGLAEGSEKLAEGVCPFFQEPCLNIAERPPGDVFSTKFAELDQERQRFQSVIEKLEQEEGAANKASDQVKEAAV